A window of Psychrobium sp. MM17-31 genomic DNA:
CAATTTGAATTAATTAAAGATATACAGGCAACCTATGAAACTATTACGCCTTAGTGCCCTATTGTTAGTTGGTGTGTTAACACAAACCAATGTGCACGCGTTAACAGACGATTTAACCAAAAAAGCGGAAATTAGTGCCGACAATCAAAATATCGATATAGGTAGAAACATTGCCATCTACAAAGGCAATGTACGTATTACACAAGGCTCAATCAATATCAGCGCCGACTACCTTGAAGTGTACAATCACGGCCGCCGCGGCGAAGAAGTCATGGTGTTTAGTGGCAAGCCAGCGAGCTTCTCGCAAACGATGGATGATGGCGCGAAGATCTCTGCCCAAGCCAAAGACATCCGATTTGAACGCGCCAAAAATCTTATCAAAATGTCAAAAAGCGTTTCAGTAAAATGGGGCGAGAATACAGTGAGTGGCGACGCCATCAACTACGATATTGAAAAACGTATTCTCAATGCCGACGGCAACCCAAAAAACGACGAACAAGTGACTACGGTGCTACAGCCTAAAGAAGAGCCGCAGCCTAAAGAAGACAAGCAGCCTAAAAAAGACGAAAAAGAATAAATGAGCAAACTCAGCGCTTCACATCTAGCAAAAAATTACTCTGGCCGTCAGGTTGTAAAAGACGTCAGTTTAGAAGTATCCAAAGGCCAAATCGTTGGCCTACTCGGT
This region includes:
- the lptA gene encoding lipopolysaccharide transport periplasmic protein LptA is translated as MKLLRLSALLLVGVLTQTNVHALTDDLTKKAEISADNQNIDIGRNIAIYKGNVRITQGSINISADYLEVYNHGRRGEEVMVFSGKPASFSQTMDDGAKISAQAKDIRFERAKNLIKMSKSVSVKWGENTVSGDAINYDIEKRILNADGNPKNDEQVTTVLQPKEEPQPKEDKQPKKDEKE